The genomic segment GGGCCGGCTTGTCACTGGCGTCGCGCGGGAGCGCCTTGCCGTTGGCCGTGCCGTCGAGCGTGGTCCAGCTGGTGCCGCCGTTCTCCGACACCTCGGTGTAGAGGAAGTCGTAGTCCTTCTCGATGTCCCACCAGCCGGCGAGGTCCAGGGAGGCCGTGGACTTGCCGGTCAGGTCGACCGAGCGGGTCAGCGTGTTGGAGAGGTTGTCGCCCGCGCCGCTCCACCACTGCTTCGAGCCCTCGGCGGGCTTGGTGACAGCGGTGCTGACGGCCTTCTCGGGCAGCTCGACGACGAGCGCCTGCTTGTCCTTGGTGTTGTACTCCGAGACGCCCAGCTTGTGCGTGGACGTCTTCGCGGCCTTGGCCGTGCCGTAGTTGAGCCAGCCGAGCTGGAGCTTGTCCCAGGCGGTCATGTCGCCGGGCGTGTCACCGATCTGGCCCTGGCCGGTGCCGAGCCAGGAACCCGCGGACATCAGCGACCAGAAACCGACCGAGTTCTCGGCGGTGTTCGTGGTGTCGTAGAGGTCGGGCAGACCCAGGTCGTGGGCGTACTCGTGGGCGAAGACGCCCAGGCCGCCGTTCTCGGGCTGCGCGGTGTAGTCACCGACCCAGATGCCGGTGTCGCCGATCTGCACACCACCGGCCTTGTTGTCGGCCGGACCGGTCGCCCCGGCGTTGGTGCCGTACGCGTACCAGCGGTGCGCCCAGATCGCGTTGGTGCCCTCGACGCCGCCGCCGGCGGACTCGTCCTCACCCGCGTGGACGATCTGGAAGTGGTCGATGTAGCCGTCCGGCTCGTTGAAGTCGCCGTCGTTGTCGTAGTCGTTGCGGTCCCACTGGTCGTACTGCGCCAGGTCCGCCTTGATCTGCGCGTCCGTCCGGCCCTTGGCCTTCTGGTCCGCGGCCCAGGCGTTCACTCCGTCGGCGACCATGTCCCACGCGTTGGCGCAGTTGGACGATCCGCAGTAGTTGGAGCCGTAGCGGGCCTCGTTGTACGGGACCTTGACCCAGTCGGAGACCTCACCGTCGACCGAGTAGCGTCCGGAGGACGTCTTCTCGTAGTAGGTCTTCAGGGAGTCCTTGCCGCTGCCCTGGCCGAAGTACAGGTCCTGGAAGTGCTTCTGGTTGTAGTCCTTCTGCCAGGCGGTGCTGTTGTCCTTCTTCGGGTCGGGCTTGGCGATCCCGTTGTGCAGCGGGCCGGGCGTGCCGCCGTACTTCTTGACGGGCGGCTTCGGGCCGTCGCCGTCGGGGTCGTACATGGTGGTGTTGTCGACCTTGTCACCGAACTCCACCAGGACGGTGAAGATCTTGTCGGTCTTCTCGCGGCCCAGCTCGACGTACTTCTTGTCGGCGAGCTTGACGACCTTGGAGCCGCCGCGCGTCGTCACCTGCTTCTCGCCGGATATGACCTGCTCCAGGGCGGCCTGGCGCTGGGCGTCCTGCTGCTTGCTGTAGGGGCCGTCCAGGTTGTGGGCGCCCCCCTTGGCCGAGCCCGGGTCATGGGCGTCGGCGATGGAGGTTCCGGCTTCCGGTGCCTTGCCATCCGCCTGTGCGGTGGCGAAAGCTGACCCTGTGGCAGCTGTGGCGGCCATGACCGCCACAACCGCCGTGGCGC from the Streptomyces sp. AM 4-1-1 genome contains:
- a CDS encoding immune inhibitor A domain-containing protein, with amino-acid sequence MTIKRRALRATAVVAVMAATAATGSAFATAQADGKAPEAGTSIADAHDPGSAKGGAHNLDGPYSKQQDAQRQAALEQVISGEKQVTTRGGSKVVKLADKKYVELGREKTDKIFTVLVEFGDKVDNTTMYDPDGDGPKPPVKKYGGTPGPLHNGIAKPDPKKDNSTAWQKDYNQKHFQDLYFGQGSGKDSLKTYYEKTSSGRYSVDGEVSDWVKVPYNEARYGSNYCGSSNCANAWDMVADGVNAWAADQKAKGRTDAQIKADLAQYDQWDRNDYDNDGDFNEPDGYIDHFQIVHAGEDESAGGGVEGTNAIWAHRWYAYGTNAGATGPADNKAGGVQIGDTGIWVGDYTAQPENGGLGVFAHEYAHDLGLPDLYDTTNTAENSVGFWSLMSAGSWLGTGQGQIGDTPGDMTAWDKLQLGWLNYGTAKAAKTSTHKLGVSEYNTKDKQALVVELPEKAVSTAVTKPAEGSKQWWSGAGDNLSNTLTRSVDLTGKSTASLDLAGWWDIEKDYDFLYTEVSENGGTSWTTLDGTANGKALPRDASDKPALTDVSGAYQKLSFPLNAYAGKKIDIRFRYATDGGAGGVGFAADTISVTADGATLFSDNAEGDDNGWTAKGFTRVGESFTKNYPQYYLAENRQYVSYDQQLKTGPYNFGFSTTRPKWVEHYPYQNGLLVWLWDTSQKDNNVSAHPGKGLILPVDAHAKPLKWKDGTVIRNKIQPFDAPFSWWPTDSFTLHNADVAVKIKSQLGVPYFDDHRGTYWYAENPTGSVKVPDTNTRISILSEPLNGSSMTLLVTPSRW